A portion of the Lusitaniella coriacea LEGE 07157 genome contains these proteins:
- a CDS encoding ribonuclease catalytic domain-containing protein: MGSEKLVEKGTLIEFRVQGERRLAVTDRPEGKKNWIAIDERGQSHSLRPQRIEYQVEGERYEPSDIPTFLQEVEPYLDPSSLEVAWELLVEEGEGVTAPDLAQLLFSDKSPPPCYAAHRLLADDKIYFKKKADLYEPRSVAQVAEIQHQIEVEEQRTREKEAFFTRVKQALAKEGVEWENSDRVRLESLEKFALNPEHNHRLAQEILAALARSQTPQAALELLVDLGRWSPNENLFLRRSSYPLYFPQKVLDVAQRYLRSPLPDSNTNRLDLTHLKVYTIDDESTKEIDDGLSVEYLPDGEGVRLWIHIADPTRLVSLGDELDLEARRRSTSLYLPTGMISMFPSELATGPMSLVQGRICPALSFGVILDEQGGVSDYCIHASLIKPTYRLTYEDVDEMLQLGVKAEPEIEHLANSARLRQSWRSTQGSIEIRMPEASIKVKNEDEIEIVILDDSRSRQLVAEMMILTGEVAGRYAQEHNIPLPFRGQPQPELPPEEELLLLPAGPVRACALRRCMPRSEMGINPIRHAGLGLDIYTQVTSPIRRYTDLLAHFQLKAHLRGDPLPFSREELQEIVYSVTASAQEATLVERQTNRYWGLEYLRRNPEEVWQVLVLRWLREDDNIGLILLEELGLELPHKFNRPVALGDRLEVQVSSADPRQDIIRFREFLSSSPEATAM, translated from the coding sequence TTGGGAAGCGAAAAACTGGTAGAGAAGGGAACGCTAATTGAATTTAGAGTCCAAGGAGAGCGTCGTCTTGCTGTTACCGATCGTCCGGAAGGAAAGAAAAATTGGATCGCGATCGACGAGCGGGGTCAGTCCCACTCTCTTCGTCCTCAGCGCATTGAGTATCAGGTAGAAGGCGAAAGATACGAACCGTCGGATATTCCTACCTTTTTACAGGAAGTCGAACCCTATCTCGACCCCTCTAGTTTGGAGGTCGCTTGGGAACTTCTTGTTGAAGAAGGAGAAGGGGTTACTGCGCCCGATCTCGCACAGCTTTTATTTTCCGACAAAAGTCCCCCCCCTTGTTATGCTGCCCATCGCCTCCTCGCAGACGATAAAATCTACTTCAAAAAAAAGGCCGATCTCTACGAACCGCGATCGGTAGCTCAGGTGGCTGAAATTCAACACCAGATTGAAGTTGAGGAACAGCGCACTCGCGAGAAAGAAGCCTTTTTCACACGGGTGAAACAGGCACTCGCCAAAGAAGGAGTCGAGTGGGAGAACAGCGATCGCGTCCGCTTAGAATCCCTCGAAAAATTCGCTCTCAACCCCGAACACAACCATCGTTTAGCCCAAGAAATTCTAGCGGCATTGGCGCGATCGCAAACCCCCCAAGCGGCATTGGAATTGCTCGTGGATTTAGGTCGCTGGAGTCCCAACGAAAACCTATTTTTGCGCCGCAGCTCCTACCCCCTTTACTTTCCCCAAAAGGTACTCGATGTGGCACAACGTTACTTACGCTCTCCCCTGCCCGATTCCAACACCAATCGCTTGGACTTGACCCATCTCAAGGTCTACACCATTGATGACGAAAGCACAAAAGAAATTGACGATGGTTTGAGCGTCGAGTATCTCCCCGATGGAGAAGGAGTTCGCCTCTGGATTCATATCGCCGATCCAACGCGCCTTGTGAGCCTGGGAGACGAACTCGACCTAGAAGCCCGTCGCCGCAGCACCAGCCTCTATTTGCCCACGGGAATGATTTCTATGTTCCCCTCCGAACTCGCCACTGGGCCCATGAGCTTAGTGCAAGGGCGCATTTGTCCGGCATTGAGTTTTGGAGTCATCTTAGATGAGCAGGGAGGGGTCAGCGATTACTGCATTCATGCCAGTTTAATCAAACCCACCTATCGCTTGACTTATGAAGATGTAGACGAAATGTTGCAATTGGGGGTTAAAGCCGAACCCGAAATCGAACATTTAGCCAACTCCGCCCGCCTGCGTCAATCCTGGCGCAGCACCCAAGGCTCCATTGAGATCCGAATGCCAGAAGCGTCGATCAAAGTCAAAAACGAAGACGAGATTGAAATTGTTATCTTAGACGATTCGCGATCGCGCCAACTCGTCGCCGAAATGATGATCCTCACCGGAGAAGTCGCCGGACGCTACGCCCAAGAACACAACATCCCCCTCCCCTTTCGCGGACAACCCCAACCCGAACTCCCCCCAGAAGAAGAACTCCTCCTCCTCCCCGCAGGACCCGTTCGCGCCTGCGCCCTGCGCCGCTGTATGCCTCGCAGTGAAATGGGAATCAACCCCATTCGTCACGCCGGATTGGGACTCGACATCTACACCCAAGTCACCTCCCCCATCCGCCGCTACACCGACCTCCTCGCCCACTTCCAACTCAAAGCCCATCTGCGCGGCGACCCCCTTCCCTTCTCGCGCGAAGAATTGCAAGAAATCGTTTACAGCGTCACCGCCTCCGCCCAAGAAGCGACCCTCGTGGAACGGCAAACCAATCGCTACTGGGGACTCGAATACCTGCGCCGCAATCCCGAAGAAGTTTGGCAAGTTCTCGTCCTGCGCTGGCTCAGAGAAGACGATAATATCGGTTTGATCTTACTCGAAGAATTGGGCTTAGAACTCCCCCACAAATTCAATCGCCCCGTAGCCCTTGGCGACCGCCTGGAAGTCCAAGTCAGCAGTGCCGATCCCCGCCAGGACATCATTCGCTTTCGCGAATTTCTCAGTTCGTCCCCCGAAGCAACCGCAATGTAG
- a CDS encoding DUF433 domain-containing protein translates to MVSQINRITVNPNVCLGQPTIREVRITVGFVLKLLASDLSVTEILEAYPELENEDIRQALNYAAWAVSERTTSIPSA, encoded by the coding sequence ATCGTGTCTCAAATCAACCGTATTACTGTTAATCCTAATGTCTGTCTCGGACAGCCCACAATCCGAGAAGTGCGAATTACCGTCGGTTTTGTACTAAAATTATTAGCTAGTGATTTGTCAGTTACAGAAATCTTAGAAGCTTATCCCGAATTGGAGAACGAGGATATTCGGCAAGCTCTTAACTACGCAGCTTGGGCAGTCTCAGAGCGAACTACAAGTATTCCTTCAGCATGA
- a CDS encoding DUF5615 family PIN-like protein, whose product MSPLRFIADVHISPLIVAALQQQSYDIYRTTDRLASTASDREILELAPVRIESSSRKIWIFLC is encoded by the coding sequence ATGAGTCCCCTTCGTTTCATTGCTGATGTGCATATCTCTCCTCTGATTGTCGCAGCCTTACAGCAGCAAAGCTATGATATTTATCGCACTACAGATAGGCTTGCTTCAACTGCATCCGATCGCGAAATTTTGGAGCTTGCTCCCGTGAGGATCGAATCGTCATCACGCAAGATTTGGATTTTTCTATGTTAG
- a CDS encoding DUF2442 domain-containing protein yields the protein MSPKVIQVEPLDNYQLRLTFSNGEIRRFDVTPYLDKGIFTELQNVEYFQQVHLSFGSVQWSHEQDFSRDTLYLTSQLEDQTVEPISPSPALK from the coding sequence ATGTCTCCTAAAGTTATTCAAGTTGAACCTTTAGATAATTATCAACTTCGCCTCACGTTTAGCAATGGCGAAATTCGTCGCTTTGATGTCACTCCTTATCTCGATAAAGGCATATTTACCGAACTGCAAAACGTTGAATATTTTCAACAAGTCCACCTTAGCTTTGGCAGCGTTCAATGGTCGCACGAGCAAGATTTTAGTCGGGATACTCTCTATTTGACCAGTCAACTCGAAGACCAAACTGTAGAGCCGATCTCCCCTTCGCCAGCCCTAAAATAG
- a CDS encoding J domain-containing protein → MKLGDCYRLLELRADARPDEIKASYRRLVRRYHPDVNPQNPQEAHRKFIQITTAYKSLLQASHRSTRTATKVKPKPRYAPKMPELSVAEKRLKFDSYKLLQQLLKEQRFARSVALVEGLAQRFPFDVEVRQWQAITYQQWGQQLIRDRGSDRPTAARALEKARIYLKKAAQTDPHNRSLWAKVERNFRELEQLY, encoded by the coding sequence ATGAAATTGGGAGATTGCTATCGTTTATTGGAATTAAGGGCAGATGCACGACCCGATGAAATTAAGGCATCCTATCGGCGTTTGGTACGCCGCTATCACCCGGATGTGAACCCTCAAAATCCCCAAGAAGCCCATCGCAAATTCATTCAAATCACAACAGCCTATAAATCTCTACTTCAAGCCAGTCATCGCAGCACTAGGACGGCAACGAAAGTCAAACCAAAACCCCGCTACGCGCCCAAAATGCCTGAACTCTCGGTGGCGGAAAAGCGCTTAAAATTTGATTCCTACAAACTCTTGCAACAGTTGTTGAAAGAGCAGCGATTTGCGAGGTCTGTTGCCCTGGTTGAAGGATTAGCACAACGCTTTCCCTTCGATGTAGAAGTGCGTCAATGGCAAGCGATTACTTATCAACAGTGGGGACAACAACTAATCCGCGATCGCGGTAGCGATCGACCGACCGCAGCCCGCGCGTTAGAAAAAGCAAGAATTTACCTCAAAAAAGCGGCCCAAACCGATCCCCACAATCGCTCTCTTTGGGCGAAAGTCGAGCGGAATTTTCGGGAATTGGAGCAACTTTATTAA
- a CDS encoding prephenate/arogenate dehydrogenase — protein sequence MKVGIVGLGLIGGSLGLDLRSRGIEVIGVSRRHRTCEVALVRGVVDRASVDLAVLEATDIIFICTPLTAIAPTIEQLLPYLSPKTILTDVGSVKQSIVRSCSRLRSNFVGGHPMAGTAEKGIEAAQSGLFVNAPYVLTPIETTPPEAVQAVEEVARAIGCIVYYCSPEVHDRAVALISHLPLLVSAGLIETCLGEADSTVLQLAQQLTSSGFRDTSRVGGGNPELGVAIARHNRPQVLQTLSQYRQTLDRLIDAIQEENWQELEEILQSAQQARPKFLKGS from the coding sequence ATGAAAGTTGGAATTGTAGGGTTGGGTTTAATTGGCGGTTCGCTTGGGCTGGACTTGCGATCGCGCGGGATAGAAGTTATTGGAGTCTCTCGTCGTCATAGAACCTGTGAGGTAGCGTTAGTTCGAGGCGTAGTCGATAGGGCGAGCGTCGATCTTGCTGTTTTAGAAGCCACGGACATCATCTTTATTTGTACCCCCCTGACAGCGATTGCGCCAACTATCGAACAACTTTTACCCTATCTTTCCCCTAAAACTATCCTCACAGATGTTGGTTCAGTTAAGCAATCTATTGTGAGAAGTTGTTCGCGGTTGCGATCGAATTTTGTCGGGGGACACCCGATGGCGGGAACGGCGGAAAAGGGGATTGAAGCGGCTCAGTCTGGGTTGTTTGTCAATGCGCCCTACGTTCTCACTCCCATAGAAACAACCCCCCCAGAGGCGGTGCAGGCGGTGGAAGAGGTAGCGCGCGCGATCGGGTGTATTGTTTATTATTGTTCCCCAGAGGTTCACGATCGCGCGGTGGCTCTCATTTCTCACCTCCCCTTGCTCGTCAGTGCGGGGTTGATCGAAACTTGTTTGGGGGAAGCAGACTCAACGGTTTTGCAGTTGGCGCAGCAGTTGACCAGTTCGGGTTTTCGGGATACCAGTCGAGTGGGGGGAGGCAACCCGGAGTTAGGGGTCGCGATCGCGCGCCACAATCGCCCACAAGTGCTACAAACCCTGTCCCAATATCGCCAAACCCTCGATCGATTAATCGATGCGATTCAAGAGGAAAATTGGCAGGAATTAGAGGAGATTCTTCAGTCCGCTCAACAGGCTAGACCGAAGTTCCTCAAAGGTTCGTAA
- a CDS encoding pentapeptide repeat-containing protein encodes MNVKELMNQYTAGIRDFRGIDLNEANLRGINLRGANLTGANLNVVNLSGANLSEAVLNQAKLNVARLSAANLSHAQLNRAFLNVANLIRADLGQAELVEAVIIRAELVRAELSGANLSGANLSGTDLREATLRQANLSYSNLSEVNLRDAALTGAILEQATLNGADLSRTDLSGANLREAELSQANLNRANLSGADLRRANLRWVDLSGANLQAADLSEAKLSGANLIGANLSHANLVNTSLVHADLTQARLIEAELGGADLTGATLTGTKLYGVARFGLKTEGLTCDWIDLSPGGDRSEVYRLTPEKAKKFFNQTLPTVQLTVDSSIDLSANLAIATLYHQISKIHSTLKKPPAIDISSRRTYITFPVESNYHLFAVAYCAIFPFENATATEHYLIALFKMLQAENPSSISPQEFQKIRQIASNLNDIQNRLKTIQKQKDSFLKSSAQKFLASPTHLVLTNSSNKTLDVYLHPVFGRYLGKDATSNSKKAGETPLNVRPELILPPLKSVLSFIQDFFDGLEPIR; translated from the coding sequence ATGAACGTCAAAGAACTGATGAATCAATATACGGCTGGAATCCGAGATTTTCGAGGGATCGATCTCAATGAAGCCAATCTGAGAGGAATTAATCTTCGCGGTGCAAATTTGACGGGTGCCAACCTCAACGTTGTCAATTTAAGTGGTGCGAACCTGAGCGAGGCTGTTCTCAATCAGGCAAAACTTAATGTCGCTCGTTTGAGTGCCGCTAATCTGTCTCACGCGCAATTAAACCGAGCTTTTCTCAATGTTGCGAATCTGATTCGTGCGGATTTAGGACAGGCGGAATTGGTTGAAGCCGTAATTATTCGGGCAGAATTGGTTCGTGCCGAACTGAGTGGGGCAAATTTAAGTGGAGCGAATTTAAGCGGAACGGATTTGAGGGAAGCTACACTACGACAAGCTAATCTCAGTTACAGCAACCTTAGCGAAGTGAACTTGCGAGATGCCGCTTTAACTGGGGCAATTCTCGAACAAGCAACCCTAAATGGCGCAGATTTAAGCCGTACCGATTTGAGTGGGGCAAACTTACGAGAAGCAGAACTCTCCCAAGCTAATTTAAACCGAGCCAATCTTAGTGGAGCCGACTTGCGACGGGCGAATTTACGTTGGGTGGATTTGAGTGGCGCAAACCTACAAGCGGCAGATTTGAGCGAAGCAAAGTTAAGTGGGGCGAATTTAATTGGAGCTAATTTAAGCCATGCTAATCTCGTGAATACTAGCTTAGTTCATGCAGATTTGACCCAAGCGCGACTGATTGAAGCAGAATTAGGCGGCGCGGATTTAACAGGGGCAACCCTCACGGGGACTAAGTTGTATGGGGTCGCTCGATTCGGTTTAAAAACCGAAGGGTTAACCTGCGATTGGATCGATTTGAGTCCCGGCGGCGACCGCAGCGAAGTCTATCGACTGACACCGGAGAAGGCAAAAAAGTTTTTTAATCAAACCTTGCCCACGGTTCAACTCACTGTTGATTCATCAATCGATCTTTCGGCAAATTTGGCGATCGCGACCCTGTATCATCAAATTAGTAAAATTCACTCGACCCTCAAAAAACCGCCAGCGATTGACATTAGTTCCCGACGAACTTACATTACTTTTCCGGTTGAAAGTAACTATCACTTATTTGCCGTTGCTTACTGCGCTATTTTTCCTTTTGAGAATGCGACGGCAACTGAACATTATTTGATCGCTTTATTTAAAATGTTACAGGCTGAAAATCCGTCGAGTATTAGTCCTCAAGAGTTTCAAAAAATTCGCCAAATTGCAAGCAACCTCAACGATATCCAGAACCGACTGAAAACCATTCAAAAACAGAAAGATAGCTTTTTGAAATCCTCCGCACAAAAGTTTCTCGCATCGCCCACTCATTTGGTGTTAACGAATTCCAGTAATAAAACCCTAGATGTGTACCTACATCCCGTTTTTGGTCGATATTTAGGGAAGGATGCAACCTCAAATTCCAAAAAAGCGGGAGAGACACCCCTAAATGTCAGACCGGAATTGATTTTACCGCCCTTAAAAAGCGTTCTCTCTTTTATCCAAGACTTTTTTGATGGTTTAGAGCCCATTCGATAA
- a CDS encoding GntR family transcriptional regulator encodes MVQFHIQTDSDIPASKQLFDQIQFAIASRQYPPGHRLPSTRQLAMITGLHRNTISKVYRQLEETGLVESQAGSGIYVKAQGHEGGTQLSSPILEQYPDASKLVQKSLDDLLGQGCSLSQARELFLSEIDWRLRCSARVLVTVPSRDMGAGELMVQEIEQALMIPVQLVPLEELPKILEQTHSGTVVTSRYFIGEAEEIAAPKSVRVIPVDIYDYAKEIKIIQQLAKDSCVGLVSLSAGILGVAEIILHSLRGDDLLIVSAQIEDTYKLNALIRSAQTIISDKASYQRVKEAILNARDDLIRHPELICSENYIGEKSINLLKRELGLG; translated from the coding sequence ATGGTGCAGTTTCATATCCAGACAGACAGCGATATTCCAGCCTCAAAGCAACTCTTTGACCAAATTCAGTTCGCGATCGCGTCTCGACAATATCCCCCCGGTCATCGGCTTCCCAGTACGCGCCAACTCGCGATGATTACCGGGTTACACCGCAACACAATTAGCAAAGTTTATCGGCAACTTGAAGAAACGGGATTAGTAGAATCTCAAGCAGGATCTGGCATTTATGTCAAGGCGCAAGGACATGAAGGGGGAACCCAACTCAGCTCTCCCATCCTAGAACAGTATCCAGATGCCTCTAAACTGGTACAAAAAAGCCTCGATGACTTGTTGGGACAAGGATGTTCCCTCTCCCAAGCCAGAGAGTTATTTCTCTCGGAAATCGACTGGCGATTGCGCTGTAGCGCGCGGGTACTCGTCACCGTTCCCTCCAGAGATATGGGTGCGGGAGAATTAATGGTGCAAGAAATCGAACAAGCATTGATGATTCCCGTCCAGCTCGTTCCCCTCGAAGAACTCCCAAAAATTCTCGAACAAACCCATTCCGGAACCGTCGTCACCAGCCGTTACTTTATCGGTGAAGCAGAAGAAATTGCCGCACCGAAATCCGTGCGAGTAATTCCCGTTGACATCTACGACTACGCCAAAGAAATCAAAATTATCCAACAACTCGCCAAAGATAGTTGTGTCGGTTTAGTCAGCCTCAGCGCCGGAATTTTGGGCGTTGCAGAAATTATTCTTCATAGCTTGCGTGGCGACGATTTATTGATTGTTTCTGCTCAAATTGAAGATACCTATAAATTGAATGCCCTCATTCGTAGCGCTCAAACCATTATCAGCGATAAAGCAAGTTATCAACGCGTCAAAGAAGCAATTCTGAATGCAAGAGACGATTTGATTCGTCACCCCGAACTCATTTGTAGCGAGAACTATATCGGGGAAAAGTCAATTAACCTACTCAAGCGCGAATTAGGTTTGGGATAA
- a CDS encoding dienelactone hydrolase family protein, with translation MTELKVDTANVKVQSGDIEIDAYLATPSLEGSYPGIVVIQEIFGVNDHIRDVTRRLAREGYCAIAPAIYQRQAPGFETGYTPEDIKIGRQYKVQTKASELLDDVRGAINYLKTLDRVKKDRFGCIGFCFGGHVAYLAATLPDIAATASFYGAGIATLTPGGGEPTITRTSAIQGTLYAFFGMEDASIPPEEVNQIEAELKKHDIPHQLFRYPDAGHGFFCDRRASYHEEAAVDAWRKVLQLFAEQL, from the coding sequence ATGACAGAATTAAAAGTCGATACGGCGAATGTTAAGGTTCAAAGTGGCGATATCGAGATTGATGCTTACCTCGCCACGCCAAGTCTAGAAGGCTCTTATCCTGGAATTGTCGTCATCCAAGAGATTTTTGGGGTTAACGACCATATTCGGGATGTAACGCGCCGTTTGGCAAGGGAAGGTTATTGCGCGATCGCGCCAGCCATTTATCAACGTCAAGCACCGGGATTTGAAACGGGTTACACCCCCGAAGATATTAAAATTGGCAGACAATATAAAGTTCAAACCAAAGCTTCTGAGTTGCTCGATGACGTTCGAGGAGCGATTAACTACCTCAAAACTTTAGATCGCGTTAAAAAAGACCGTTTTGGGTGTATTGGGTTCTGTTTTGGAGGACACGTTGCTTATCTCGCCGCGACACTCCCCGATATTGCAGCGACGGCATCTTTTTACGGTGCGGGAATTGCAACACTAACCCCCGGCGGCGGCGAACCCACCATTACTCGTACCTCCGCCATTCAAGGGACGCTATACGCCTTTTTTGGCATGGAAGACGCCAGCATTCCCCCGGAAGAAGTCAATCAAATCGAAGCGGAATTGAAAAAACACGACATTCCTCACCAACTTTTTCGCTACCCCGATGCGGGTCACGGGTTTTTCTGCGATCGACGAGCGAGTTATCATGAAGAAGCTGCCGTAGATGCTTGGCGAAAGGTCTTACAATTGTTTGCTGAACAACTTTAA
- a CDS encoding MGMT family protein yields the protein MSAYHEIYAIVRQIPVGKVATYGQIATLANLPGKPRLVGYALYRVDLKESDIPWHRVVNAKGEISFSSLRQGTDYLQRALLEREGIEFTSTGKISLRQYQWQPESV from the coding sequence ATGTCTGCTTACCACGAAATCTACGCCATCGTCCGCCAAATTCCCGTCGGAAAAGTTGCCACCTACGGACAAATTGCGACCCTTGCCAATCTTCCCGGAAAACCCCGTTTAGTCGGTTATGCACTGTATCGAGTCGATTTAAAGGAATCAGACATCCCGTGGCATCGCGTTGTTAATGCAAAAGGAGAAATTTCTTTCTCATCTCTGCGTCAAGGAACGGATTATTTACAACGCGCTTTATTGGAACGAGAAGGGATTGAATTCACCTCAACGGGAAAAATTAGTCTGCGACAATATCAGTGGCAACCGGAGTCAGTTTAA
- a CDS encoding acylase — protein sequence MRRWFNFRRLALFFVIIPIAIASAMKPIHTEILWDTWGVPHIFATNAPELFKAFGWAQMESHGDLLLHLYGQARGRAAEYWGEEELASDEQVWRMGIPDRAQKWYDAQNSEIRSYLDAFAQGINSYAAEYPDKISDPLKVVLPVTGTDILAHIQRVVHFTFLIAAEVSVQPGIKQWQAGSNAWAIAPSQSATGNALLLTNPHLPWSDRFLLYEAHLNSPEIDAYGCTPVGMPLLVMAFNDYLGWAHTVNQHNGWGLYELSLTKGGYRFDGEVRPLETEVKTLKVKLPDGTLRETPLSISRSIHGPLISQKGDRAIALKVVGLDEPGIVEQYWNMARSRNLQEFETALKPLQIPLFTVLYGDRDGHILHLFNGQIPVRPVGDWDDWMHPMPGDTPATLWTKTHPYSDLPRVLDPTSGWLQNANDPPWTTTFPPALNPDDYPSYFSSQLMKFRAQQSVKLLQNNLPLTLEKLIELKFSSESELANRILKDLVTATQNQGSDLAKEAANVLSTWDRKTDAASQGAVLFAFWAEAMNLPDSSVLATPWSPQNPLNTPQGLANPTKAMATLDRVARQVKDAYGTLNVAWGDVFRLRLGDVDLPARGGSGDLGIFSVLQFAPAASGQFQAAFGDTYIAAIEFSDPIRAKVLLPYGNATQPGSPHRGDQLSLYLNRELRPVWRARSEIEAHLDFKSLGLSQ from the coding sequence ATGAGACGCTGGTTTAATTTCAGGCGGCTTGCTTTATTTTTTGTTATTATTCCGATCGCGATCGCGAGTGCAATGAAACCAATTCACACGGAAATTCTTTGGGATACTTGGGGCGTTCCCCATATTTTTGCCACCAATGCGCCAGAACTCTTTAAAGCCTTTGGTTGGGCGCAAATGGAGAGTCACGGCGACCTTCTGTTGCACCTCTACGGACAGGCAAGGGGACGCGCTGCTGAGTATTGGGGGGAGGAAGAATTAGCCTCGGACGAACAGGTGTGGCGCATGGGCATCCCCGATCGCGCCCAGAAATGGTACGATGCCCAAAATTCGGAAATACGCAGCTATTTAGACGCTTTTGCCCAAGGAATCAATTCTTACGCAGCCGAATATCCCGATAAAATCAGCGACCCCCTCAAAGTGGTTTTACCCGTTACAGGAACGGATATTCTCGCCCACATTCAACGGGTCGTTCATTTCACCTTTTTAATTGCGGCAGAAGTCTCCGTACAACCCGGTATAAAGCAGTGGCAAGCGGGTTCCAATGCCTGGGCAATTGCCCCCTCCCAATCCGCAACGGGAAACGCGCTACTCTTGACCAATCCTCACTTACCGTGGTCGGATCGTTTTTTACTTTACGAAGCGCACTTAAATTCCCCTGAAATCGATGCCTACGGCTGTACTCCGGTGGGAATGCCCTTGTTAGTGATGGCGTTTAACGACTATTTGGGGTGGGCGCATACGGTCAATCAACACAACGGCTGGGGTCTATACGAATTAAGCTTAACGAAAGGCGGCTACCGTTTTGATGGGGAAGTGCGTCCTTTGGAAACAGAGGTCAAAACCCTCAAAGTCAAACTACCGGATGGGACGCTGCGAGAAACGCCCTTATCCATTTCTCGGTCAATTCACGGCCCTTTAATTTCCCAAAAAGGAGATCGCGCGATCGCGCTGAAAGTCGTAGGATTAGACGAACCGGGCATTGTGGAACAATATTGGAACATGGCGCGATCGCGCAACCTCCAAGAATTTGAAACCGCCCTCAAACCCTTACAAATTCCCCTCTTTACCGTCCTTTACGGCGATCGCGACGGACATATTTTACACCTGTTCAACGGACAAATTCCCGTGCGTCCCGTGGGCGATTGGGACGACTGGATGCACCCGATGCCAGGAGATACTCCCGCAACCCTTTGGACAAAAACTCATCCCTACAGCGACCTCCCTCGCGTCTTAGACCCCACCAGTGGATGGTTGCAAAACGCCAACGATCCCCCTTGGACGACCACATTTCCCCCCGCATTAAACCCCGATGATTACCCGTCCTATTTCTCCTCCCAATTGATGAAATTTCGGGCGCAGCAATCGGTGAAGTTGTTACAAAATAATCTCCCCCTCACCCTCGAAAAACTCATCGAACTCAAATTTTCCAGCGAGTCCGAACTCGCAAATCGCATTCTCAAGGATCTCGTTACCGCGACTCAAAACCAGGGAAGTGATTTAGCCAAAGAAGCCGCAAACGTCCTCTCCACCTGGGATCGCAAAACCGACGCAGCGAGTCAAGGGGCAGTTTTATTTGCATTTTGGGCGGAAGCAATGAATTTGCCCGATTCAAGCGTTCTAGCGACTCCTTGGAGTCCTCAAAATCCCCTGAATACGCCCCAAGGACTTGCCAATCCCACCAAAGCAATGGCAACTTTAGATCGCGTTGCCCGCCAGGTGAAGGACGCTTACGGTACTCTCAACGTGGCTTGGGGTGATGTGTTTCGCCTGCGCCTCGGCGATGTGGATTTACCCGCGAGAGGGGGAAGTGGCGATTTAGGAATCTTTTCCGTCCTGCAATTTGCCCCAGCAGCATCGGGACAATTTCAAGCGGCGTTTGGGGATACTTATATTGCTGCGATTGAATTTTCCGATCCGATTCGGGCGAAAGTGTTGTTACCCTACGGCAACGCCACCCAACCGGGTTCTCCCCACAGAGGCGATCAACTCTCGTTATATCTTAATCGGGAATTGCGTCCAGTCTGGCGCGCGCGATCGGAGATTGAAGCCCATCTCGATTTTAAAAGTTTGGGATTATCGCAGTAA